DNA sequence from the Nesterenkonia lutea genome:
GGAATCCCTGGACGAGGGCGTAGCCGAGCCCGGTGAGGAGCACGGCCAGCGCGGTCGCAGCGACTTTGGCTCCGACGATCCGGCCGCGCCGTGGGGCGGCCAGTGCTGTGGTCACGATGCCGCCGTGCTTGAAGTCGGAGGTGGCCAGCAGCGCGCCGAGCAGCAGGATCGCGACGAGCCCGATGCTGACAGACCCGCTCGACATCGACCCCCCGCCGAGGACGTTCATGGCGAGCAGCTGACTCTCAGCCGTAGAGGTGGACATCTCCGCCACGCTGGCGTCGAGGTCCGGATCCAGGTGACTGATGGCGGGCAGCAGCCATCCGGCGGCCAGCTGAGTGGCGGCGACACCCAGGATGCCGACGGCGGCGGCGATCTTCGGTGCCCGAGTGCTGGTGAGTTTGAGCAGTTCAGCGCGGATCATCGCAGTGTCTCCTGATCGATGGTGGTGTCGTCGAGGGTGGGGGTGGTCGAGGTGGAGGTCATGGACAGGTAGAGCTGTTCCAGGTCCCGGTCCGTGGTGAGCTGGTCCAACGCCCCCGAGAGGAGGCTTCGACCGCGGTCGATGATCACGACGTCATCTGCCACGAGGGCGGCCTCGCTCAGCACATGGGTGGAGATCAGCACGGTGCCGCCCCGGGCGGCGAAGCCTCTCAGATGTTGGCGCAGCCAGCGGATCCCGGCGGGGTCCAATCCGTTCGCGGGCTCGTCCAGGACGAGGATCGTGGGCTCCCCGAGAAGCGCGTTCGCCAGAGCGAGGCGTTGGCGCATGCCCAGGGAGTATCCGCGCACGGCCCGGTCGGCGGCCTCGGCGAGCCCGACCTCCTGCAGCATCTGGCTGACCCGCTCCGGGGTGGCCCCGATCATGGCCGCGGTGATCGCCAGATGCTGGCGCGCCGTGCGGTCGGGGTGCAGTCCCCCGGCGTCCAGCACCGCGCCGATGCGGCCTGCCGGATTATGGATCTCTGCGTAGCTGAGACCCTCGATGAGTGCGTGTCCGCTGTCGGGTCTGACCAGTCCGAGGAGCATCCGCATCGTCGTGGTCTTGCCGGCCCCATTGGGGCCGAGCAGGGCCAGCACCCGGCCGGGTTCAGCGCTGAAGCTGACCTCGGCCACGGCCTGGGTGGACCCGAAGGATCTGGCGAGGCTGCTGATCTGTATAGCTGGTGAGGTGGTCATGAGTGTCCGTCCCGGCGCTGCTGCGCCTGTCCTGAAGTTCGGTGACTCCAGTCCATCGCAGCGGCGCCGGATGCGCCCCCTCCCAGGGGACAGACCTCTCCCCCTCCTTCAGGAGGGGCTCGTCCTGAACAGAACCGTTACAGCAGGACCCCCGGGGCCGGATCCTCGACCAGCCGGGCGGTGCCGGAGACGAAGAAGGTCCTGCGGAGCTGACTGCTCCGCAGGACCTCTTCTCGCTCTGTGGCCGGGTTCCCTCAGCCGGTGGGGTCCAGGAAGATCGGCTCGAAGAAGTCGGCCAGCCCTGCCGTGTCGGACAGCGGCAGGACGTGCGCCACGTACTGATCCGGACGCACGACGACGACACAGCCGTCTCGGCTGATTCCCCGCTCGGTGAAGATGTCGCGCTCGGGGTGGGTGCCGAACACGCGGTCCCGGGCGGTGAGACCGAAGGGGCCGACTGTGGGCAGGAAGGCCCGCGGCGCGTCGTTGACCTCCATCTCGGTGTGGGGCTGCTGGTAGATCACCTTGATGTCGAAGAGCGTGTCCTCATCGCTGCCGGTCGGGGTGCAGCGCCGCACCGGAGAGTGTGGATCCTCGTGCAGCCACCTCGCCCAGCTGCTCAGCTGTGAGTCCTCCCCGGCCGCCGGGGAGTCGGCGAAGGCGTAGATCCTCCACCGTCCGTCAGCTGTGGCCAGGTGTCCCAGGTGCAGCGGGTTGCCGTCGCTGACCCGGCAGACCAGCTCGGACTTGAACCGCTTCCCCAGGGGGAAACCGGTGGCAAGCTCCTGATGCTCCGCGGCCGCGGTGATCGCCGACGGGGAATATTCGGTCATGAAGCCTGCCGGGAACTCGATGGTCTTGACGTAGAAGTCCTCCAGCGCAGAGGCGTCCTCCATCTCCTCCGGCTTCTGGGCCATGAGCGAGGACCACTCCTTGTCGAAGTCAATCAGGTTCTGGGCGATGACCTGACGCTCGGCGGAGTAGGTGCTCAGCAGCGACTCCGGACTGCGTCCCTCGAGCACATGTCCCAGCTTCCAGGCGAGGTTGAACCCGTCCTGCATGGACACGTTCATGCCCTGCCCGGCCTTGGCGCTGTGCGTGTGGCAGGCGTCTCCGGCGATGAACACCCGAGGAGAGCGCTCACCGGTCAGCTCTGCCGGCACGTCGTCGAACTTGTCCGTGACGCGGTGCCCGACCTCGTAGACGCTGTGCCAGGCCACATGCTTCACCTCCACGGTGTAGGGGTGCATGATCCGATTGGCGTTGCCGATGATCTCTTCGATCGTGGTCTGCCGGACCTTGGCGCCCTCGCCGGGCTGGACCTCTCCGAGGTCCACATACATGCGGAACAGGTGACCGCCCTCGCGAGGGATCAGCAGGATGCTGCCGCCGGAACGAGACTGGATGGCGCATTTGCGGCGGATGTCGGGGAAGTCGGTCTGCGCCAGCACGTCCATCACGCCCCAGGCATGGTTGGCCTTGTCGCCTTCCAGGCTGCGTCCGATCGCGGCGCGCACTCCGCTGCGTGCGCCGTCGGCGCCGAGCACGTACTTCGCCCAGACCGTGCGCTGCCGCCCCGCCTCCGGGCCCACCGCTCGGCGCAGCGTGACCTCCACAGGGTGTTCGCCCTGCTCGTGGACGGTGAGGTCCACGAACTCCCAGCCATAGTCGGGAACCATGCGCGAGGGGGAATCGGCCATCGACTCGGCGAAGTAGTCCAGCACCCGTGCCTGGTTGACGATCAGGTGCGGAAACTCACTGATCCCGTGCGGGTCATCGGCCGGGCGCGCCGTGCGCACGATGTTCTCCGGCTCCTCGGGATTCGGCTTCCAGAACGCCATCTCGGTGATGTGGTAGGCCTCGTTGGAGATCTCGTCGGCGAATCCGAAGGCGTTGAAGGTCTCCACGCTGCGTGCCTGGATGCCGTCGGCCTGGCCGACCTTGAGACGGCCGTCGCGCTTCTCGATGATGCGCGTGTGCACCTCGGGGAACTGAGCGAGCTGGGCGGCGGCGATCATTCCAGCCGGGCCGGTGCCCACGATGAGCACATCCATGTGCTCGGGCAGCTGCTCCGGGCGGTTCAGGCCGATCCCTGCCGGTGCCTGGACCCGCGGATTCTGTGAGACGTAGCCGTGGTGGTGAAACTGCATGATTGACTCCTCAGTGAGCGGAACGTGGGATGAAGTCCGCGGCGAGCTTCTCCGAGCCGCGCGCCACCAGCGAGACATCGGCGCCCACGAGGACCCACTCCGCACCGGCGCTGAGGTAGTCGCGGGCGGCGGCGGGATCGAAGGCGTTGGTGCCGGCGGTCTTGCCGGCTGCACGGGCTCCGGCGAAGGTGCTCTTGACGGCGTCGACGACCTCGGGATGTGTCTGCTGGCCGATCAGCCCCATGGAGGCCGAGAGGTCGCTGGGCCCGGCGAAGAGTCCATCAATGCCCTCGACGGCGGCGATCGACTCGGCGTTGTCCACGCCCTGGGTCGTCTCGATCTGGACGTAGACGCTCACGTGCCCCGATGCGTCGTCCAGGTAGTTCTGCACCCGGTTCCAGCGTCCGGAACGGGCCAGCGCATTGCCGATGCCCCTGCGTCCGACCGGCGGGTACTGCATGGAGGCTGCGACGTCGCGGGCCTCTTCGGCCGTGGAGATCATCGGCACCAGCAGGTTCTGCACGCCCAGGTCCAGGACCTGTTTGATGATGACCGGATCCGCCGAGGGCACCCGGACGATGGGAGTGACCGGGTATCCGGAGAGCGCGTGCAGCTGAGCGAGCACCGACTGCAGGGTGTTGGGCGCGTGCTCCATGTCGATGAGCACCACATCCAGTCCGGAGCCGGCCATGATCTCGGCCATCACCGGTGAACCGGAGCAGACCCAGCCCCCGATGAGCGCGCGGTCGGAGGTCGCGAGGTCTTCGCGCAGCGTGGGCTTCAGTTGAAGCGGCATGTCAGTGTTCCCAACTCTCCGTAGTCACAGGTCACGGTGTCCCCCGCTTCGACCCACATGGGGCGGGTGAACGATCCTGCGAGGATCAGCTCGCCGGCCTGCAGGCTGTCTCCGTGCTCGGCGAGCTTGTTCGCCAGCCAGACCACTCCCATGGCGGGGTGGTTGAGCACGGCGGCGGCCACGCCGGATTCCTCGATGGTCTCGTTGCGGTAGAGCAGCGCGGAGACCCAGCGCAGGTCCACGGCATCCGGGGCAACCGGGTTGCCGCCGTAGACCATCGCTCCCATGGCAGCGTTGTCGCTGATCGTGTCCACGATCGTGCGGCCGGTCATCTCGATCCGGCTGGAGAGGATCTCCAGCGCGGGCACCACATAATCGGTGGCATCCAGGACGTCGAAGAGGGTGATCCCCGGCCCGGTCAGCGGCTTGCCGAGCTTGAAGGCGAGCTCCACCTCGATCCGGACATTGGAGAACCGGCTGTGCTCGATCACCGAGCCGTTCTCGTAGACCATGTCATCGAAGATGGCCCCGTAGTCGGGTTCGGTGATCCCGGTGGCCACCTGCATGACCTTCGAGGTCAGGCCGATCTTCCGGCCCACCATCCGGCGTCCCGAGTCGACCGCGCGGCGGCGCCATTCGTTCTGCACCGCGTAGGAGTCTTCGATGGTCATCTCCGGGTGACGCGCGGTCAGCAGCGGGATCATTCCACGCTGCGCCTCGGCCTCGGCGAGCTCATCGGCGATCGCGGTGATCTGTTCCTTCTCAAGCATGATGTGTCTCCCGACTGCTCAGAGCTGGTGGCCCAGCTTGTACTCGCCCTGTTTCCAGGAGGGCATGGACTCCTCATCCTGCTTGCGCGTGTAGGAGAACCCGTCAGCGCCGATGGTCACATCCATCTCCGAGGCGTCGGTGCGCTCCAGTGCAGGGACCGGGCGTCCGTGGAGATCGAGCACGGTGGAGGCCTCGGTGTACCAGGAAGGAACCACCGGGTTGCCCCACCAGTCGCGGCGCTGATTGTCGTGGACGTCCCAGGTCACCACCGGATTGTCCGGATCACCGGTGTAGTAGTCCTGGGTGTAGATCTCGATCCGGTGCCCGTCGGGGTCGCGGATGTAGAGGTAGAAGGCGTTGGAGACGCCGTGACGACCGGGGCCGCGCTCGATGTGGTCGGAGAGCCGCAGCGCGCCGAGCTTGTCGCAGATCGCCAGCACATTGTGCTTCTCGTGGGTGGCAAAGGCGACGTGGTGCATCCGTGGGCCCGCGCCGCCGGTCATGGCAGTGTCGTGCACCGTGGGCTTGCGGCGCATCCAGGCCGCGTAGGTGGTCCCGTGCTCATCCTGGATGTCCTCGGTGACGCGGAATCCCAGGTCCTCCATATAGGCCACGGCCTTGGGCACATCCGGGGTCACCTGGTTGAAGTGGTCCAGACGGACCAGAGCCCCGGGGGTGTAGAGGTCGTAGCGCCACGCGAGTCGCTCCACGTGCTCGACGTCATGGAAGAACTCATACGGGAAGCCCAGCGGGTCCTGCACCCGGACCGAATCACCGATGCCCTTGGTGAAGCCCTCTCTGCGGCGGATGACCTCGCAGCCGAGCTCCGCGTAGAAGGCCTCGGCCCTGTCGAGGTCCTCCGGGCTGCGCACCCGGTAGGAGAAGGCGGCGACGGCGGCCTGCTCCCCGCGGCGCAGCACCAGGTTGTGGTGGATGAACTCCTCCATGGAGCGCAGGTAGATCGCGTCCTCGTCCTCGGCCGTGACGGTGAGGTCCAGCACGTCGACGTAGAAGTCCCGCGACCTTTTCAGGTCGGTGACGATGAGTTCCATATAGGCGCAGCGGAGGATGTCCGGGGCCGGGACGGAGGGAGTGGGGAAGCGCTGAGAGGTGGTCGTGTCTGTCATCTGAAGCGTCCTTGCTCGATGTGGAGAGGGATGGAGTCGACCGGCCCGAGCCGCTCGGTGCTGCTCGATGGGCCGGCCAGGTTCGGGCCGGGTCAGTCGGCCTTGCCGAAGACCGGGTTGTGGACTTCGCCGAGGTTGATGTGCACTGCCTGCTGGTCGGTGTAGAAGTCCAGCGAGCGGTAGCCGCCCTCGTGGCCCAGGCCGGAGGCCTTGACGCCGCCGAAGGGTGTGCGCAGGTCACGCACGTTGTTCGAGTTCAGCCAGACCATGCCCGCCTGCACCGACTGCGCGAAGTTGTGCGAGCGCTTGAGGTCATTGGTCCAGATGTAGGCGGCCAGCCCATACTTGGTGTCATTGGCCAGTTCCAGCGCCTCCTCGTCGGTGTCGAACGGCGTGATGGCAACCACCGGACCGAAGATCTCCTCCTGGAAGATCCGGGCGTCGCTGGGCACGTCGGCGAACACGGTGGGGGCGATGAAGTTCCCTGTGGGGAAGTTCTCCGGCCGACCGCCGCCGGCGACCAGCCGGGCCTCCTGCTTGCCGATCTCGATGTAGCTCATCACCTTCTCGAAGTGCTCGGGGTGCACCAGCGACCCGATCTCGGTGCCCGGCTCGTGGGGGAACCCGATCTTGACCCGCTTGGCCTGCGCCGCGTAGCGCTCGATGAACTCCTCGTACACGCTGCGCTCCACCAGGATGCGGCTGCCAGCCGTGCAGCGCTCGCCGTTCAGGGAGAAGACGCCGAAGATGGTAGCGTTGACGGCGGCCTCGAGATCCGCATCGGCGAAGACCACGGCGGGAGACTTTCCGCCCAGCTCCATGGAGAGGCCCTTCAGCGCCGGTGCCGCATTGGCGAAGATGGTCTGTCCGGTGGTGGATTCCCCGGTGAAGGAGATCAGCGGCACATCGGGATGTTTGACCAGGGCGTCACCGGCCTGCTCTCCCAGGCCGTTGACCAGGTTGAACACGCCTCTGGGAAGTCCTGCCTCTTCGAAGATCCCGGCCCATAGACCCGCGGAGAGCGGAGTGAACTCCGCGGGCTTGAGCACCACGGAGTTGCCGGCGGCCAGGGCCGGGGCGAGCTTCCAGCTCTCCAGCATGAAGGGAGTGTTCCACGGAGTGATCAGTCCGGCCACACCGATCGGCTTGCGGCTGACGTAGTTGATCTGACGACCCGGGACCTTATAGACGTCATCGGCCTGTGCGACGACCAGGTCCGCGAAGAAGCGGAAGTTCTCTGCGGCTCGTCGGGCCTGGCCCAGCGCCTGTGTGATGGGCAGCCCGGAGTCGAAGGACTCCAGCTCGGCCAGACGGTCTCCCCGGTCCTCGACCAGATCCGCGACGCGATGGAGCACGCGGGAGCGTTCCCGCGGGAGCATCTCCGGCCAGGGCCCGGTCTCGAAGGCCCTGCGGGCGGCCTGCACTGCCAGGTCCACGTCCGCCATGGTGCCGGCAGCGGCATGGATATAGGTCTCGTTGGTCACGGGGTTGAGCACCTCGAAGGTGCCCCCCTCCGCGGAGTCCACGAACTTGCCGTCGATGTAGTGCTGGATCCGCTCGGGCAGATCGGCGGGGACAGGTGTCTGATAGTCGCTCATCGGGGTTCTTCTCCTTCTAGCGCGGGACGCACTGGGGTCAGCGGTGTCGGTGAGAGGTCAGTGTGCAGTCAGCAAGGTCAGCAAAGTCAGCAAGGGGTCAGGGTGCGGTGACAGCGGCGTGGTGGCCCTGTTCGCGGTAGGCCTCGACAGTGCGCCATTTGTGCCGGCGCACCGCCATCTCGATCTCCAGCGGTTCAGCCCGCGCCCGGATCAGCTGCAGGATCTCGTCGTGCTCCTGCACCGAGCGGGGTGCGCGGTCCGGCACGAAGCTGAAGGTGGAGCTGCGCAGTCCAGCCATCCGGTTCCATCCGCGGTCGGCGAGCTCAGCGATATGCGGGTTCGGACAGCGCTGGAAGAGCGCCCGGTGGAACTTCTCGTTCAGCGAGGTGAACACGACCGGGTCGAAGTTCTCCAGCATGGCGCGCATCTGGTCGTTGATCGATTGCGCCTGCGCGAGGTCCGCCTCGGACATCTGCGGCAGCGCCAGCGCCGTGGCGGCTCCTTCGAGGACGCCGAGGGTCTGCATCGTGTCGATGTACTCGACGCGGTTGACCATGGCGACCCGGGCACCGACATTGCGCTCGAACTCCACCAGACCTTCGGCCTCGAGTCGGCGGACGGCCTCACGCACGGGCACCACGCTGATGCCGAGCTCCTTGGCGATCGCGCCCAGGACCAGCCGGTATCCGGGGTTGAACTCACGGCCGATGATCCGCTCCCGGATCCAGTCGTAGGTCCGTTCGGATTTGCTGATGCGCTCGTCGATGCGGATCACGGGCCCTCACCTGCGGTGTCCGGGGCCTCGACGATGGTCTCCCCCTGCGCCGATCCCTGAGAGGCTCCCTGTCCCTGGGCCTCGTCGTAGCGGGCGCGCCAGGTGGAGTTCATCGGGAACAGTCCGTCCACGGGATGTCCGGCCTTGACCTGCTCCGCGATCCAGGCGTCCTCGATCTCCTTGGTCAGCGCCGCATCGGCCACGTCCTCCGCGATCCCGGGCGGCAGGATGATGACGCCGTCGTCGTCGCCGACGATGATGTCGCCGGGCTGCACCGTGGCACCGCCGCAGGCGATGGTCAGATCGGCGTCCCAGGGCACGTGCCTGCGACCCAGGACGGCGGGGTGGGCACCCTGGCTGAAGACCGGCAGGTCAATCTCGGCCACTGTGGAGTAGTCACGGACACCGCCGTCGGTGACGACTCCTGCGGCTCCGCGCTGCGCCGCACGCAGCGCGAGGATGTCCCCGAGGGTCCCCGAGCCGCGCTCGCCGCGCGCCTCGATCACGATGACCTCGCCCTCGGACACAGAGTCGAAGACCTGCTTCTGGGCGTTGAACCCGCCGCCGTGGGTGGCGAAGAGATCCTCGCGATTGGGGACGAAGCGCAGCGTGCGCGCGGTGCCGATCAGCTTGGTGCCCGGGCGGGTGGCACGCACGCCGTCGATGGTGACGTTGTTGTAACCGCGCTTGCGCATCTCCTGTGACAGCCCTGCCACGGGTGCCGCCTCGAGCTTGGCGCGCAGCCGCTCATCCACACCGGGGGCCGGCTTCTGCTCCTGCGGCAGTCCGGCGGCCGCGCGGGAGCCCCAGGCCTCTTCACGCTGTGTGTCGTCCACGCGGGGCAGGCTGCCCAGGGACGAGTCGAAGTCTCCGCGGCCTTCGGCCACGGGGCTGATCAGCCGACCGCTGCTGAGTCCGCCGGGGGTGTCCACCTGGACCTCGACGACGTCGCCCGGTTCAGCCACCGATGCGCCTGCCGGTGTGCCGGTGAGAATGATGTCTCCGGCTTCAAGGGTCAGATGCTGGGAGAGATCGGCGATCAGCTGGGTCAGCGGGAAGATCATCGTGCCTGTGGTGTCCTCCTGGACCAGCTGGCCGTTCTTCCAGGTGCGCAGGCGCAGGGACTCGGGGTCCACCCCGGCGGCGGGGATCAGGTCTGGTCCCAGGGGGGTGTAGCGGTCGCGACCCTTGTTGCGGACGTTGGAGCCCTTGTCTGCGGCGCGCAGATCGTAGAGTCCCCAATCGTTGGCAGCGGTGACGGCGCCGACGTGCGCCCAGGCATCCTCCGGGCCGATATGGCGTCCTGTGCTGCCGATCACCAGGGCGATCTCGCCCTCGAAGGCCAGCAGCTCGGTGCCCGCGGGGCGTTCCACGGTGTCTCCCGAGGCGGCCATGGAGCTGACCGGCTTGAAGAAGTAGGAGGGGGCGTCAGGGCGGCGACCACGTTCTGCGGCGCGGGACTCGTAGCTGATGTGCACGGCGATGATCTTGCCGGGGGTGCCCAGTTTCTGTGCAGTCATGTGTCTCCTCGACGAGCCGGTCCGGAAGCATCCGGCGGATGATATTCCAGATCGTATACGTTGTGTGATCGGTCGCACAACCCCCGAGACATCCCTTCGATGGTCGGAGGGCCCGCACGTGGTCGGCGCGCGGTCGGCGCGGCAGGATTCCTGCCGCGCCGACCGTGGTGCTGTGGATATCGGGATGCTCAGCCTCTCTGCGGTCCAGCCGTTCAGCTGTGCAGCCGTTCAGCCGCTCTGCGGTCCAGCCGTTCAGCCGATGTTCGCTCTGCGGACGCCGGCGTAGATCTCAGGACGCGACTTCTTGAGGTAGTGGCCCCAGATCACGCCCACCACCCCGGCGGCCACGATCATTCCGGGCAGGATGACCACCAGCGGGGAGAAGCCCTCCGCGTCGATCATCGCGTCGAAGTTGAACATGATGAGCAGCGCGATGGCGCCGAGGCCGATGGCGGCGAGCAGCGGTGCGATGGTGCGGACGAACAAGGGGTGCCGCTCGGGCTCGCGGTTGAAGTAGCGCAGCGCCGCCACCGACGTGATGCAGAGCAGCAGGACGAGACCGAAGCCGGCCGCGTTGGTCAGCCAGGGGAAGAACGTCAGCACGGGGAACAGCGGGCCGAGCTCGGATCCTGCTCCTGCGATCGCGAACACGATGATGACGACCAGCGCGATCCCGCTCTGGGTCAGGGACCCGGCCACCGGAGCGCCGCTGACCCTGCCGGTGCGTCCCAGCACTGCTGGCAGCACGCGGGCGCGTCCCATGGAGAAGAAGTACCGCGCCGCGGCATTGTGGAATGCCACCAGGGCAGCCATGATGCTGGTCAGGAAGAGCACCGCGGCGAGATTGACCAGCATCGCTGGCAGCTTGCCGTCCAGGAAGACGAAGACCAGGTCTGGGCCCCACTCCTGGGCCTGCGCCACGATCTGCGACGGGCCGATGCCGGCCGCAAGCGCCCAGGAGGACGCCGCGTAGAACACCGAGATGATGGCGACGGCGATATAGGTCGCGCGGGCCACCGAACGTTCTGGATCCTTCGCCTCTTCGGCGTAGATCGCTCCTGACTCGAACCCCATGAAGGCGGCCATGCCGAAGGCGAGCAGCGCGCCGAGGCTTCCGTTAAGCCAGTTCTCCGGAAGCAGCGTCTCTGCCGTCACGCCCTCGGGAGCAACGGAGACCGAGACCAGGCTGACGACGATCACGACGAGGAACTCGAGCAGCACGATGACTGCAAGGAGCTTCGCTGAGAGGTCGATACGGTTCACCCCCAGCACTGCGACCAGCAGCCACCCCGCCAGAGCACAGATCCACCAGGAGATCGTGACGCCGAAGAGGTCATTGATGATCGAGGATGCGGTGAAGCCGAAGACGCCGTAGATGCCGACCTGCATGGCGTTATAGGTCATCAGCGCCAGGAACGAGGTGCCGATTCCCGGACGGACGCCGAGACCTGCGGCCACGTAGGCATAGAACGCGCCCGCGTTCTGCACGTAGGTGCTCATCCGTCCATACCCGACCGCGAAGAGACCGAGGATCACTCCCAGCAGCAGATACCCCACGGGAACGCCGGTCTCCCCCGTGATGGCGAAGCTGGTGGTCGCGCCGCCGGCGAGCACGGTCAGCGGGGCGGAGGCAGCGATGATCAGAAACACCAGGGCGGGGACCCCCAGGGTGCGTCGCGCCAGTGCCGTGGCCTCAGCCGTCGGGGGTCGTGCGGGAGCCGTTTGCTCAGCCATGTCTGTACTCCATCGTCTCGGGGCGGGTGCAGCGTGTCTCTCGTGGATCTGGGCGGCGTCTCCCCCGCCCGTTGCCGAGAAGTATCCCCAGCCGATGGCTGCTGAGTCTTGCATCACGGTGCACCTGAGTTGTCCATCCAGGTGCTATTCAGGAATGCGTGGTCGCGGCGCAGTGCTTTACAAGGCGCTGTGAGGGGTGTCACACTCAGCGTGCACCAAGGTTTTACAGACCTGAAACTCCTCCGCCATCTATATTGAGCGATTGCTCAATAACATGGGAGGAACCCATTCGCAGGAGGGACCATGCGTACCGAGCACATCGGCAGCCTCACAGCCGAATACTCCCGCCCCGCGGTCGACCTGGACACCTGGCGCCAGGCGATCGCCGCCGCCGTCGTGCCCCTGGAGATCCGCGAGAAGCCGGGAACTCCGTTCCAGGGCCGGCTGCGGCACACCGCCTTCGACGGCGTGAGCGTCTTCGAACTCGCCACCACGGCCCATACGGTCCGGCGAACACCTGCACTGATCTCCAGGGAGGACTCGCGGTTCTACAAGCTCAGCCTGCAGCTCTCCGGGCATGCAGTGCTGGATCAGGATGGACGACGTGCAGTGCTGGGACCGGGGGATCTCGCCATCTATGACACCCACCGTCCCTATACCCTGCACTTCCCGGAATCCAGCCGCGCCATGGTCATGGTGATCCCCCAGGAGCCGGTGGACCTGAGCCCGGAGCAGATCTCCCGGGTCACCGCCACATGCTTCTCCCCCGATCAGGGGTTCGGACGTCTGATCAACCCGTTCTTCGTGGAGCTCTGCAACAGCATCGAGCAGCTTCCCGAGGCCTATGGCAGCCGGCTGGTCCACTCGGCGCTCGATCTCATGGTCACCATGCTCGCCCATGAGCTTGATTCCCGTCACGAGGGTCCGGCCCACGCCGCGGGAAGCCTGGGACGCGAGGTGCGGGAGTACATCCTGGCGAACCTCGGTGACGAGACGATGACCCCGGCCTCGATCGCGGCCGCCCATTTCGTCTCAGTCCGATACCTCTACACGATCTTCGCCGAGGAGAGTCAGACCATCGCCGCCTGGATCCGAGCACGGCGGCTCGAGCATATTCGCCGCGATCTCAGCGACCCGATCCATGCACAGCGTCCCGTGTCCTGGGTGGCCGGACGGTGGGGCCTCCACGACGCCGCCCACTTCTCCCGGCTCTTCCGAGCCGAATACGGAGAATCCCCGAGCGCCTACCGGCGCAAGCGCCTGGGACAGGAGTGCCTGGCTGCGGCGTCATGAGTCTGGCGGTCCTGACATGAGGAAGAATCGTTCCCATGCCGAAGAAGATTGACCGCGAAGCCCGCCGCCAGCAGATCGTCCGCACCTATCTGAAGATCGCTGCCCGCGATGGACTGGAGACCACCACCTCCCGGGCCGTGGCCGCTGAGCTGGGCGTCTCCACAGGGTCCCTCTGGCACTATTTCTCCGGCTTCGACGAGGTCGTCCTGCGCGCATTCCAGCTCATCTTTGACCGGACCAACGCGCGGATCTCCGAGGGCGTGGCGCAGCACACCGGCCTGCACGCGCTGATGGAGATGCTTGAGGAGACGCTTCCAGTGGGTCCAGAGACCCAGCGCGAGGCCTTCGTCGTCGTCAACTTCTGGGGCCGGGCCTCCTCCAGACCCGATCTGGCGCAGTTCCAGACCCAGGTCGCCGCCCAGTGGCGTCGGCAGATCCTGACCCATCTCGGCGAGGCCGCGGATCAGGGCGAGCTCAGCGCGGGGGCGCCTGTGGAGTCGGTCGCCGACGTGCTGATGGTCCTGATCACCGGATTCCAGGTCGAGTGCGCCCTGCAGACCACTCTGGCCTCGGCACAGAGGCAGTGGCAGACCGTCCACCACTGCCTCTCCGCCTGGCTCACCGATGCCGGGCAGGAGACGATCCAGCTCGCCTCCGCAGACAGTCCGAGCTCAGCTGACCGCTAGTGTGCCGAGCTCAGTGACAGCCGCAGCCATCGGCTGAGGCGCCCTTCTCTGCCGTCGCCGCATCCGAGGCGCAGTGCCCCGTGCTCTCCGGGGGGACGTCCAGGGTGGGATTGCGATCGAAGAACCCGTCCGGGGTCAGCTTGAACCCGGCATAGTCCACCGGCATG
Encoded proteins:
- the hpaD gene encoding 3,4-dihydroxyphenylacetate 2,3-dioxygenase; protein product: MTDTTTSQRFPTPSVPAPDILRCAYMELIVTDLKRSRDFYVDVLDLTVTAEDEDAIYLRSMEEFIHHNLVLRRGEQAAVAAFSYRVRSPEDLDRAEAFYAELGCEVIRRREGFTKGIGDSVRVQDPLGFPYEFFHDVEHVERLAWRYDLYTPGALVRLDHFNQVTPDVPKAVAYMEDLGFRVTEDIQDEHGTTYAAWMRRKPTVHDTAMTGGAGPRMHHVAFATHEKHNVLAICDKLGALRLSDHIERGPGRHGVSNAFYLYIRDPDGHRIEIYTQDYYTGDPDNPVVTWDVHDNQRRDWWGNPVVPSWYTEASTVLDLHGRPVPALERTDASEMDVTIGADGFSYTRKQDEESMPSWKQGEYKLGHQL
- a CDS encoding ABC transporter ATP-binding protein, translated to MTTSPAIQISSLARSFGSTQAVAEVSFSAEPGRVLALLGPNGAGKTTTMRMLLGLVRPDSGHALIEGLSYAEIHNPAGRIGAVLDAGGLHPDRTARQHLAITAAMIGATPERVSQMLQEVGLAEAADRAVRGYSLGMRQRLALANALLGEPTILVLDEPANGLDPAGIRWLRQHLRGFAARGGTVLISTHVLSEAALVADDVVIIDRGRSLLSGALDQLTTDRDLEQLYLSMTSTSTTPTLDDTTIDQETLR
- a CDS encoding HpcH/HpaI aldolase family protein, translating into MPLQLKPTLREDLATSDRALIGGWVCSGSPVMAEIMAGSGLDVVLIDMEHAPNTLQSVLAQLHALSGYPVTPIVRVPSADPVIIKQVLDLGVQNLLVPMISTAEEARDVAASMQYPPVGRRGIGNALARSGRWNRVQNYLDDASGHVSVYVQIETTQGVDNAESIAAVEGIDGLFAGPSDLSASMGLIGQQTHPEVVDAVKSTFAGARAAGKTAGTNAFDPAAARDYLSAGAEWVLVGADVSLVARGSEKLAADFIPRSAH
- a CDS encoding FAD-binding monooxygenase, whose protein sequence is MQFHHHGYVSQNPRVQAPAGIGLNRPEQLPEHMDVLIVGTGPAGMIAAAQLAQFPEVHTRIIEKRDGRLKVGQADGIQARSVETFNAFGFADEISNEAYHITEMAFWKPNPEEPENIVRTARPADDPHGISEFPHLIVNQARVLDYFAESMADSPSRMVPDYGWEFVDLTVHEQGEHPVEVTLRRAVGPEAGRQRTVWAKYVLGADGARSGVRAAIGRSLEGDKANHAWGVMDVLAQTDFPDIRRKCAIQSRSGGSILLIPREGGHLFRMYVDLGEVQPGEGAKVRQTTIEEIIGNANRIMHPYTVEVKHVAWHSVYEVGHRVTDKFDDVPAELTGERSPRVFIAGDACHTHSAKAGQGMNVSMQDGFNLAWKLGHVLEGRSPESLLSTYSAERQVIAQNLIDFDKEWSSLMAQKPEEMEDASALEDFYVKTIEFPAGFMTEYSPSAITAAAEHQELATGFPLGKRFKSELVCRVSDGNPLHLGHLATADGRWRIYAFADSPAAGEDSQLSSWARWLHEDPHSPVRRCTPTGSDEDTLFDIKVIYQQPHTEMEVNDAPRAFLPTVGPFGLTARDRVFGTHPERDIFTERGISRDGCVVVVRPDQYVAHVLPLSDTAGLADFFEPIFLDPTG
- the hpaH gene encoding 2-oxo-hept-4-ene-1,7-dioate hydratase gives rise to the protein MLEKEQITAIADELAEAEAQRGMIPLLTARHPEMTIEDSYAVQNEWRRRAVDSGRRMVGRKIGLTSKVMQVATGITEPDYGAIFDDMVYENGSVIEHSRFSNVRIEVELAFKLGKPLTGPGITLFDVLDATDYVVPALEILSSRIEMTGRTIVDTISDNAAMGAMVYGGNPVAPDAVDLRWVSALLYRNETIEESGVAAAVLNHPAMGVVWLANKLAEHGDSLQAGELILAGSFTRPMWVEAGDTVTCDYGELGTLTCRFN